In one window of Drosophila innubila isolate TH190305 chromosome 2L unlocalized genomic scaffold, UK_Dinn_1.0 4_B_2L, whole genome shotgun sequence DNA:
- the LOC117779771 gene encoding uncharacterized protein LOC117779771 has product MEENAFDTKTTEGEQFSISGKQQDGIESEQFEPSSKGLSEYEEGAGKSDGEDIGEDGRTTEEGNPEEGDESEISPEALKAKERERKKKKREQMRLAREMMDRHYKTPEPELQPEPEEMKETKSKELSGEEDAEEGELERQVQNVIDTSQTSLQEEDDLVRLRSSLVLSETEDIRPAVSSSEDESDYTRGPMGVSFKSDFLEYFMLPNLSDITSESSEEQLASLRATIEQTIHSVDLDKGKFVNPLTGETETSSLKAEEEDQIKKGEEEAEEEESSSTSSEFEWPFEDDDDLLVVPTEMDADTAMEMFLDNSMSIPHIREESTTAMELEKAARDVRQIVFNFLQNMIDVAVDTAEYVDPIKELRGKLDKQKLIVQLQKLYGQYLAAKFFNSDVNNKMYDYYRRVGQLRCFDILPPKVELAEYHRYMDAIRLLDHLKKKTDETKKSNSALLSSVKLDLEYCHNMALVSVQSLETCMRDILVRKDDEFLPRIVENELRRMQNMRNEVSDSRLWLITRQHTLGSLLERKRNFDQITEDLTMDQFLVAQREVIALGTKVEGDCHILFYTFSYDAWFSRNT; this is encoded by the exons ATGGAGGAAAATGCATTCGATACAAAGACAACAGAAGGAGAGCAATTCAGCATTTCAGGAAAACAACAAGATGGAATAGAATCGGAACAATTTGAACCCAGCTCCAAAGGACTCAGTGAGTATGAAGAAGGAGCGGGCAAATCAGATGGTGAAGACATCGGAGAAGATGGAAGGACCACTGAGGAAGGAAATCCCGAAGAAGGGGATGAGTCGGAGATTTCACCAGAAGCTTTGAAAGCCAAAGAGCGtgagagaaagaagaagaaacgtGAACAGATGCGATTGGCACGTGAAATGATGGATAGACATTATAAAACGCCAGAGCCAGAGCTACAACCTGAGCCAGAGGAAATGAAAGAGACAAAGTCAAAAGAGCTGTCAGGTGAAGAAGATGCTGAAGAAGGCGAGTTGGAAAGACAAGTTCAAAATGTAATTGATACTTCGCAAACATCTTTACAAGAAGAAGATGATTTGGTTCGATTGAGGAGTTCTTTGGTATTGTCCGAGACGGAAGATATTCGACCCGCAGTATCATCATCAGAAGACGAATCCGATTATACAAGAGGACCGATGGGAGTCTCATTTAAGTCTGActttttggaatattttatgttaCCCAACTTATCGGATATAACCAGCGAGTCAAGCGAGGAACAATTGGCAAGTCTTCGTGCGACTATCGAACAAACTATACATTCCGTAGATTTGGATAAAGGTAAATTTGTAAATCCACTGACAGGGGAAACGGAAACATCGTCCTTGAAAGCGGAGGAGGAAGATCAGATAAAAAAAGGGGAGGAAGaagctgaagaagaagaatcgTCGTCAACATCAAGCGAATTTGAATGGCCCTTCGAAGATGATGACGACCTTCTGGTAGTGCCGACTGAAATGGATGCCGATACGGCTATGGAAATGTTCCTTGACAACAGTATGTCGATCCCACATATTAGGGAAGAATCAACCACCGCAATGGAACTGGAAAAAGCCGCTCGAGATGTTCGTCAAATCGTCTTCAATTTCCTACAGAATATGATCGATGTTGCCGTAGACACTGCCGAGTATGTTGATCCCATCAAGGAGCTACGTGGCAAGCTGGACAAACAGAAGCTGATCGTTCAACTGCAGAAACTCTATGGGCAATACTTGGCTGccaaatttttcaattcgGATGTGAATAACAAAATGTATGATTATTATCGTCGTGTGGGCCAATTGCGTTGCTTTGACATCCTGCCACCCAAAGTAGAGTTGGCGGAGTATCATCGCTATATGGATGCCATACGTCTGTTAGATCATTTGAAGAAGAAAACCGATGAGACAAAGAAATCGAATAGCGCTCTTTTATCCAGCGTCAAATTGGATCTTGAATATTGTCATAATATGGCCCTGGTATCGGTGCAATCGCTGGAGACGTGCATGCGGGATATCCTTGTGCGGAAGGACGACGAGTTTTTACCTCGCATTGTGGAGAACGAGTTGCGTCGTATGCAAAACATGCGGAATGAAGTTAGCGATAGTCGCCTGTGGCTCATTACCCGGCAGCATACCCTAGGCAGTTTGCTCGAG CGCAAGCGAAATTTTGATCAAATCACCGAAGATTTGACAATGGATCAGTTTCTTGTGGCGCAACGCGAGGTTATAGCTCTGGGGACAAAGGTCGAAGGTGATTGCCACATtctattttacacattttcttATGATGCATGGTTCAGTAGAAACACTTGA
- the LOC117780740 gene encoding vesicular glutamate transporter 1, which translates to MKGLTSFKEKATGVFGGLKPNMEKFEISQSYHGGHGGYEEMEGAEREGRGPGGGHAYDDDDDRPDSPASFEEIERPPLRKIDKYCKAECPCMPARYTIATMACVGFMIAFGMRCNMSAAKLKGEHNGTVFMNWTVAVESHVDSSFFWGYLVTQIPGGFIASKFPANKIFGLSIVSSATLHLFVPFAMTLMHGHVVICVRVLQGLFEGVTYPACHGIWRFWAPPMERSRLATLAFSGSYAGVVVGLPLSGLLADAVGYQAPFYAYGAFGIIWYMFWLWLCFENPRKHPAISIPELKYIEKSLGESTHPSMPSIWTTPWHAILRSMPVYAIIVANFCRSWNFYLLVLFQSSFLKHKFGFKVEEAGFVGSLPHLIMTTIVPFGGMLADHLRKNGILSTTNVRKLFNCGGFGMEGLFFLFVAHSSTATGAMFALTCGVAFSGFAISGYNVNHLDIAPRYASILMGLSNGIGTLAGIIVPYALDGLIQRNPTGCWTTVFTLAACVHLIGCTFYGIFASGELQPWAEPPAEEQQVWAPPAGAITHDDPSQAVMMGTYMKETSFGAPEYTEQSQMQQSTAISYGATGHVANNPFAVAATAPSAVETPPPQYGDVASAGYDYTQGQQPPATNPYVQQAYQNQ; encoded by the exons ATGAAGGGTTTGACGTCGTTTAAGGAGAAGGCGACGGGCGTCTTTGGCGG CCTGAAGCCAAATATGGAAAAGTTTGAGATATCGCAGAGCTATCACGGAGGACACGGTGGCTATGAGGAAATGGAGGGAGCCGAGCGCGAGGGACGAGGACCCGGCGGCGGACATGCctacgacgacgacgacgatagACCGGACTCGCCCGCCTCCTTTGAGGAGATCGAAAGGCCACCGCTCCGCAAGATCGATAAGTACTGCAAGGCGGAATGTCCCTGCATGCCAGCACGTTATACCATCGCCACCATGGCCTGTGTGGGATTCATGATTGCCTTCGGCATGCGTTGCAATATGTCGGCCGCCAAGCTCAAAGGCGAACACAATGGG ACTGTCTTTATGAATTGGACGGTGGCGGTGGAAAGCCATGTGGACTCATCCTTCTTCTGGGGCTATCTGGTTACACAAATACCCGGCGGTTTTATTGCATCCAAATTTCCGGCGAACAAAATCTTTGGCCTGTCGATTGTCAGCTCCGCCACGTTGCATCTGTTTGTGCCCTTCGCCATGACTCTGATGCACGGTCATGTGGTGATTTGTGTGCGCGTGCTGCAAGGACTCTTCGAG GGTGTAACATATCCGGCTTGCCATGGCATTTGGCGCTTCTGGGCACCACCCATGGAACGTTCCCGCCTTGCCACATTGGCCTTCTCCGGATCGTATGCGGGTGTGGTTGTGGGTCTGCCCCTCTCTGGACTCCTAGCGGATGCAGTGGGCTATCAAGCACCATTTTATGCCTATGGCGCCTTTGGCATCATTTGGTATATGTTCTGGCTCTGGCTGTGTTTCGAGAATCCGCGCAAGCATCCTGCAATTAGCATACCCGAGTTGAAGTACATTGAGAAATCGTTGGGAGAATCGACGCATCCGTCAATGCCATCGATCTGGACGACACCGTGGCATGCGATATTGCGTTCCATGCCCGTTTATGCCATCATTGTGGCCAATTTCTGTCGCTCGTGGAATTTCTATTTGTTGGTGCTGTTTCAATCCTCGTTTCTGAAGCACAAGTTTGGTTTCAAGGTGGAAGAGGCGGGCTTTGTGGGTTCCCTGCCCCATTTGATCATGACTACGATTGTGCCTTTTGGCGGTATGTTGGCGGATCATCTGCGTAAGAATGGAATTCTCTCCACGACAAATGTGAGAAAGCTTTTCAACTGCGGTGGCTTTGGCATGGAaggacttttttttcttttcgtgGCGCATTCCTCAACGGCG ACTGGTGCCATGTTTGCTTTGACCTGCGGTGTGGCCTTTAGCGGCTTCGCCATCTCCGGCTACAATGTGAATCATTTGGATATTGCGCCACGTTATGCGAGTATATTGATGGGTCTTTCCAATGGCATTGGCACGCTGGCTGGCATCATAGTGCCCTACGCGCTGGACGGACTCATTCAGAGAAAT CCCACTGGCTGCTGGACAACCGTCTTTACTTTGGCTGCATGTGTCCATTTGATTGGTTGCACTTTTTATGGTATCTTTGCCTCGGGTGAGTTGCAGCCCTGGGCTGAGCCGCCGGCAGAGGAGCAGCAGGTGTGGGCACCACCAGCAGGTGCCATAACCCACGATGATCCCAGCCAGGCGGTCATGATGGGCACCTACATGAAGGAGACCTCTTTT GGCGCACCGGAGTACACTGAACAGAGCCAAATGCAGCAATCAACTGCCATTAGTTATGGCGCCACTGGACACGTGGCCAACAATCCATTTGCCGTGGCGGCGACAGCGCCATCTGCTGTGGAAACTCCGCCGCCGCAATATGGAGATGTGGCAAGTGCGGGCTATGATTACACGCAAGGACAACAGCCGCCTGCCACGAATCCTTACGTGCAGCAGGCCTACCAAAACCAGTAA
- the LOC117781662 gene encoding uncharacterized protein LOC117781662 — translation MSCQLGQTGCSSMPQAVACCNQPDDVGPLCYAMGPYPDEVIMLALDRVLYYLGATKILHQLELTCSSSTVQEKESASPASIPAPPCTVASSTSTCSLMGKIDVSKCSSNSSISKYTTAKSKNSVGDFTLPKTSSLRLKSTIQKVTIPACNSRPRTPRVDFAHPVVDNRIKSGGPSISTRMKQSLSTCSLACRRLTDKLSANSLDKHQRWVWTRLVHSENGSKVYEVYQNSNTNKKPWKMSGPKQPVIVFLVLPNGHVMPFETISSNLAE, via the coding sequence ATGAGCTGTCAACTCGGTCAGACTGGATGCAGTAGCATGCCACAAGCCGTCGCCTGTTGCAACCAGCCAGACGATGTCGGCCCACTTTGTTATGCCATGGGTCCGTATCCGGATGAGGTTATAATGCTGGCCCTCGATCGAGTTCTCTACTATTTGGGTGCAACTAAGATTCTGCATCAACTGGAATTGACATGCTCGTCTTCCACAGTCCAGGAAAAGGAGAGTGCTTCTCCAGCATCAATCCCTGCTCCGCCGTGTACAGTGGCCAGCAGCACTTCGACCTGCAGCCTCATGGGTAAAATTGACGTCTCcaagtgcagcagcaacagcagcatcagcaaatACACCACAGCCAAGTCGAAGAACAGCGTCGGAGACTTCACATTACCTAAAACATCGAGCCTTAGATTGAAGTCAACGATACAGAAGGTGACAATACCGGCTTGCAATTCACGTCCGCGTACACCACGCGTGGACTTTGCCCATCCCGTAGTGGACAACCGCATTAAATCCGGCGGACCTTCGATATCGACTCGCATGAAACAATCCCTCTCCACCTGCTCCTTGGCGTGTCGCAGGCTCACAGATAAGCTATCTGCCAACTCTCTTGACAAGCATCAGCGTTGGGTTTGGACGCGTCTGGTGCACTCGGAAAATGGCTCCAAGGTATACGAAGTTTATCAAAACTCCAACACCAACAAGAAGCCCTGGAAAATGTCCGGTCCCAAACAACCAGTCATTGTCTTTCTCGTTTTGCCCAATGGCCACGTGATGCCTTTCGAAACAATCTCATCCAATTTGGCGGAATAG
- the LOC117781661 gene encoding phosphatidylinositol-glycan biosynthesis class W protein, which produces MSWPGLDIGSTPGKGYYYDVYNSADKCVLSAPLHIFQSYLVNVGWTPIVDLDLVEVVEYRADKKSWQSVQSSVRSFLMVMPILLGFTLSQLLCQHLSLNSTRRFLLEFLLIAVPTVCNMGLTTQYNCIYAALVAAHIVFQLWRSGVWSRSAAETTDYIFKVGRRPIVFTLIRATAYVGTGAAILAIDFKQFLVSNGKSRDFGATIMDVGIGLFVVTMGLVSQRARHLDDVKKLPKAVLPLLVLGLARTVVITMIDYHQDEREYGKHLNAFFTLGLTKLFGSLCTLLAPSDKQLLPLSLGILGLHELILQLGLSEYIMLTADRKGFLDSNREGLSALPGCISLYLLSIYLAKWYTSKDQLNYTQFFAKLCHMLIYTITGWILVTICAFTCGIARVTFNTGYIIWLFSICVTLMLLYAFLFEFALVSARQNTIQIPDSIKSPSQVAQSKSTDLPVIVESLNMNGLTHFMISNFLTGFINMTLEPKQRNSVESIIILTLYMLSTACIVYVLFRKKIRIA; this is translated from the exons ATGAGCTGGCCGGGATTAGATATTGGATCCACTCCTGGCAAGGGCTACTACTACGATGTGTACAATTCAGCGGACAAATGTGTGCTTTCTGCGCCGCTTCACATATTTCAAAGCTACCTGGTCAACGTTGGTTGGACGCCGATtgtggacttggacttggtgGAAGTGGTGGAATATAGGGCGGATAAAAAGTCCTGGCAATCTGTGCAAAGTAGTGTGCGTAGCTTTTTGATGGTAATGCCCATCTTGTTAGGTTTCACACTGTCTCAGTTGCTCTGCCAACATTTATCCTTGAATTCTACGCGTCGCTTCTTGTTGGAGTTCCTGCTAATTGCTGTGCCCACTGTTTGTAATATGGGGTTGACCACCCagtataattgtatttatgcTGCATTAGTTGCCGCGCATATTGTCTTCCAGCTGTGGCGCTCAGGTGTTTGGTCAAGGTCTGCAGCTGAGACGACGGATTACATCTTCAAAGTGGGCAGACGTCCAATTGTCTTCACATTGATCCGTGCCACAGCCTATGTAGGAACTGGTGCCGCCATCCTTGCCATTGACTTCAAACAGTTTCTAGTGAGCAATGGCAAAAGCCGAGATTTCGGTGCTACCATTATGGATGTGGGCATTGGCTTGTTTGTGGTAACAATGGGATTAGTATCGCAACGTGCACGGCACTTGGATGATGTGAAAAAGTTACCCAAAGCAGTATTGCCATTGCTGGTACTTGGCTTGGCTCGTACTGTTGTCATCACCATGATCGACTATCATCAGGATGAGAGGGAATACGGCAAGCATTTGAATGCGTTCTTCACGCTGGGATTAACCAAGCTCTTTGGCAGTCTTTGCACTTTGTTAGCTCCATCCGATAAGCAACTGCTGCCATTGAGTTTAG GTATTCTAGGCCTACACGAGCTGATCTTACAACTGGGACTCTCCGAGTATATCATGTTAACTGCGGATCGTAAGGGCTTCCTCGACTCCAATCGTGAGGGCTTGAGTGCTCTGCCTGGTTGCATATCACTCTATTTGCTCAGCATTTACTTGGCCAAATGGTATACGTCCAAGGATCAACTTAACTATACACAATTCTTTGCCAAGCTGTGTCACATGCTGATCTACACCATCACTGGCTGGATATTAGTCACTATCTGTGCTTTCACTTGTGGCATAGCGCGAGTTACCTTTAATACGGGCTATATCATTTGGTTATTCAGCATCTGTGTGACATTGATGCTTCTCTATGCATTCCTATTTGAGTTCGCCTTGGTGTCTGCAAGACAAAATACTATTCAGATTCCAGATTCTATCAAATCTCCGTCTCAGGTTGCTCAGAGTAAATCTACTGATTTGCCCGTCATTGTGGAGTCACTAAATATGAATGGACTAACCCATTTCATGATCTCAAACTTTCTGACGGGTTTTATCAACATGACGCTGGAGCCTAAACAACGCAACTCTGTAGAAAGTATAATCATTTTGACGCTTTATATGCTGTCTACTGCATGTATAGTCTATGTTCTGTTTCGTAAGAAGATCCGTATAGCTTAA